Genomic DNA from Stigmatopora nigra isolate UIUO_SnigA chromosome 17, RoL_Snig_1.1, whole genome shotgun sequence:
CAGAATGCGTGATTGTCGCTAGGACCTTGCGTTCCTCTCAGTTTCTGCCAAGCATTCGCGTACCAGTCCACGGGCGTGGATGATGCCTAGGAACCAGAACAAGAAGAAACAAAcaattaggttaaaaaaagatcaagttctaaaaatatgtggtatttatttttttagtgcttATCCCAATGgttgtagaatttttttttgactgggaTGACTGCCATCCCCTTAGTCAAATTGGGTTGGACATCAATCGTTGTTTTTGGCAATGAAACGTGGTGAGTCAATGCTTATTATTTATAGTTTTCAAAAGCAAAAACTTTTTTGAAGAGTGTTACAGTGTTGAATATGACATTTCCCTAATATGCCATCAAACAATAATGTACTATCTAAAAGCACCTCTCTTGAGCCTCTCCATGGCACTCTTGCTGCCGGCATACGTGGGCCGGATCTCCTTGCCCAGCTCTTCGATGATGGCCAGCAACTCAGCATATTTGTTTGGAGGCACTTGGCTACCAGTCAAGCCCTGCAAAAGTCAAATTGAGGAACTGGCAAATCAATGGGTAAATTGAACAGGCTATAGAATTCTGCcataaatgcaataaaaacatatttagttTGATTTGTAAAAAGGCGCAACATGGTGATGTTACCTGTGAGAATCCCAGAGATGGAGGTGCATATTCACTCAGTAGAGGTCTGTAGGACTGCAGATGGGCAAGGTTGGCTGCTGACTGGAGGCTGCCAACTATTGCACACAAACcccaaaatattccattttaaatttCTGATATTTATGGAAAATTGAAGTCATACTCCACTGCATAGGTGCATAAGTTAAATCAGTGTCCCAGAAAGGCAAAAAATAAGTTATAATTTTTAACAGTACAATAAATCAGCACATTTCTAATTGTAAAAATAGCATGGGTAATGGGTATTGTTTAATACTCCTAGTGATTATGACGGAAAACGCAGTACTGTATGTAGTATAACAATACTACTTCCATGCGGTTGCAGTAGCGGGCCCGCGTCAGCAGATGTCCGCAAAGAGACGCCTCTCTTCGGCGTGGATCAATCAAGCAGCCCGGAGCCGGGGAGCATCATGGAGGAGGAAGCGGAGCGCGGCTACCTCAACGAGACACGACCGATACATTTTTGACTGTCGCCGCCTTCACGGGCCGTCATCGAGATCCTGGACGCCGGCGAAAGTAACCCAAGACGTCGCCGCCGACTTCGCCCCTTCCGATCCCGTCGATTTTTAAAATTTCCTGCCTCTTGTCGACATTGGTAATAATGGCCGATACGAATTAGCCTAGCTCCCAGGATGTGACCCGACATATGTAACCGGACCAAAAAActccacgcacacacacgggGCTTCCTCTTCAGGTATTCTCCGAGAACCCCCCGAATTTAAGCGTCGAATTACTGACTACACGCGGGTACCCACTCGGACGTTTTGTGCTCACCCTGGTTCCCCGAAGTTCCCGGAGTGTGCTGGTGGGCATTGGGCTTGTAAGACATTCCCAGAGACATTGTAAATGAAAGAAATCCAAATGACCCGACATTCAGCGAGGCGTCTGTCtcccactttttttgttgtttacggCGGCCCGGCAAACATGGCCGTCACTGAATGTTGACACCCAGCCAACCAAGCCGATCACCGAGCCCCGCTGAGGGAAAAGCCCAGAAAAAGATACACTTTGCTCTGCCAAAAGCGGCACGTTTGGTCGGAGCCTGGAGCAGATTTTGGTGAAAAGTTAAGCCGCGCTTTTAGATGACTTTTGACGACTTTGGAAggatttttaagtgttttgacGTCACGTCCTCGTTGTCTTTGTCAGGGATTTcgcgattttattttttttaattggcatcattatattttttttaaattattcaatAATTAATCAGAATATGAATGCTTTTTGACTAAAACCATCACATTTTGACATCAGTTTAACCTTTTTGTTCTTGAAATTTTGCAAGATTCATTGTATGCATTTCATTGTTGTATTAGTGTTGcatgtattttgaaatgaacaatacaaaatatatttgaaatgcaATGAACATCAAGTAGTAAATGTtttgaaacatgaaaaaatgtccaaaatgcaATTGTAATACATTAGGAAAAATATAAGGAATAAAGattcaattcaaataaatgtgacCCCTGTGCAATTTCTATTCATGTTTTGTATTATGAATCCCATTACTTAACATATGGACCTTGACTGTTTTGCAGCCAtggacggtgatagacgtccaatccatttcacaTGGGATTGGCTGGAACTAATTGTTCCATTCAAAGCCCATTCCCCATTATAATGGATTGAACATCTATTGCCATCACTAGTTGGCATTTCCAATATACTAAATATCACAACTGGCTGAGTAATGTAGCACATAATaagtataataatatatataaaattaatcATATCTATACTAAACTAGATCTGGTTATTCGTGTACACACCTGACTGAGAGAAGATCAAGGTTTTGAATCCAGGATCAGGATCCCCTGGATTGGTTTGCAGCCAATCACACGGCCTAATGAGATGTAAGATTTCAGGGACCATGAAATAGTTCAACAAGAATCAAATTGTCAAGACAAAAGAGAAGATCTGGGCTTCAGGGTGGGTGGTTTTCTACAGCATACTTACGTGCACTGAACCATAACACACCTACACCTTAGTGAGCAAGAACTGTGAGAAAACAGAATTACACAAGTAAATCCAAATAAATCCATTAGTAGTAAATTTATTGAAAAAGATACAATGAATTCAAATGTTTCACGGTCCATGAATGTGTAACAGAAAATAACAGAAAGTgcatttttgtaacttttttttctcttttttttccaatccggGATTTTGAACAGTGGCCACTGCTTCACTACAAACATTTAAGAAGATATGTTGGCAAAATCGTGGAAGAAAATTATAAACAGAACTAATGGTACTACAAATACAATTACAAAACTGGAATTAAAACAGcttaaaaaacatcaacataaGGTTCTCTTATCTTACAAACTATGTTCACTTGGGTAATGAGCAcgtaaagtagaaaaaaaaatgaacgaaaGAGCACCATTTTTGTTACTCATGTTTCGAAATGTGTTCTTCATCAACCATTGGAAATCCTACCAGACAACTAGGTCGGTTCTCCTTTAACAAACAAGTTAAATGGTAATTTTACCCACCTTACAAAGGAAGTATCACCCTCGGATTATTTTCTTGTCTTTCTCGATATTTTGGGCATTTCTAAAACATTGGGTTCATCCAAACACTTCACGAAGCAGTCGTGATGCAATGGCTTCAATTTACAAATGTATCTAATTTTGATGGAATGCTTCTCGATATACTCACATCCAAAGGCCATGTTCTTCTTCCCAGTGAAGTTAAATATGAAATGGAAAGACGGTCGAGTTGTCCTTGTTTCTGTCAGGGGACCACCAAGTGTTCGTTTTTAAACGCTGTTCCAGACTGGAGCAGTACATTCCTCAGGGGGATCAATTGTGCATCTTGATCATCAAGATAAAACATTTTCCATAGGGGGCAAAAGTGTGTTTCGCTGTACAGTACAAGTTCATTTGTAAAAAGTTACCGGACGTCAGGATAGGTGCCCTTGGGTCCGTGAAACGTGGGTGTAGTAAATAAGATGAGTGGGAGGCACCTTTTAAGAGAGGCTGGAGGGGCCGTTGGAGGAGCTGGTGTCAGGGGAGGCGCTGAGCTGTTGGCGGTTTTCCGGGGTGCTGTCCGCCTGTAGTGACGTCATGGCTACAGATGAGTGTCTGCACTTGGAGGAGCCACATTCGCAGTTGAACACCTTGCTTTTGACTTCCCAAAAGTGGTCGCCGTAGTTAAACCTGAGATGCAGGAAGAAAGAAGTTCCCAATCTCTCAATTCAGTGCAAGATGGAATGACGGTACAGTTAAAATCATATTCCAATTTTACGCGGGCCTTAAAAAAGTTTTCAGTTAAGTCAAATTAAAACAGCTCCTATGTTGACTTTTGAGTAAATTCCAGGAAGGAATGTAACATTTAATGTAGAGGAATTCgatatgaccatttttttttacattgccaCTAAGTTGAAATTTCAAAGTGAGTTCATTCAAGCAAGTGTAAACACGCCCTGGAATTTAATGTGAGGAATAAAGATGTGCTTCTTACCCAAGTTCTTCTCCTGCCTTGATGTTTTCACTGGCAAAGAAGGCAATGTGTGGGAAACGCAGGTCTTGGTGTGTGGTAAATACTCTACAGGCAAACAGGTTGGGGTCGCACATGTGGTTGAGGAACCGGCTGATGTTTCCATAGAAACGAGCATCGATGCAGTAAGGATCTTGCGGTtgctagaaaaaaaattaaataaacaaggTGACAAAACATCatagaaagaaaaaacttttggcTCCCATATATGGTAGTACAGAAAATTAAcaagaataaaagaaaaacatcttcAGGCAAGCTACCTTATCATCTAAACTGAAGAGATAGGAATCATTTTGTCTCATCTCAGCTTCTGCATCAGTGATGATCTCACCAACATATCTATTTGAAAGCATAAATGTCCATCAATACTAATGCTGTTTACGAGAAActattgtacatttaaaaaaatgaatacatacatgaaaagcagtacagaaaaaaacacaacaaccatttatcatgttgaaaaaaatatatatacataaactttACAATGTTAATCAAAAGTGCAAGATGGTGTAATTTAAGTGAGGCCGCATTGAAATCTTGGAAATGAGTGTTAAAACTGCAAATTATTTGTGTATGTTACTAATTGATTTTGAGACTTACTCGCATACAAAGGTCCCTTGTGGTATGTCTTGCAATGTTCGAACACCCCAGCCTTTTTTAAGGGTCCTGAAGAGCTCAAGCCTGGTTCTGGAAAACATTCTATATTAATGGCTGTACCCTTGCTACTTTCACATTTAATTGTGTATTGGAATAATCGAATTTGCCAACAAGCCAAAAGAAATCCTATCATTTTCAGTTCCGATAAAGAAAGAATCTAAAAACCTCTCTACCTGAGTCCGTTTTGCACCACCCTGTTTTTGCAGGTTCTCCAACAGGAACAAGCATGGTTACACTCAAAGATAAGAGGGGGTTCTTCGCGGCAGAATTCAGGAAGGAGACAGCCATCCTAAAAGTTCAAGATGAATGATTTTAGTAGGGCGAGGTAAACTCTGAACCGATTATTATACATGACTGTCCAACTTAAAATGTAGTCTATAATATAAACAATGTCTCAGactatgatttggattttaatgCAGAGGAGTATATTTGACACTAATCATCTTACCGTGTCATACCAGCAGCGCAAACTTAGCTGTCCACACATACAGAGACTTGAAGAACAGTCTTCCTTACACACGCAGTACTGGTGGACACACAGAACAATGATATTAGTGAATTCCGAATACAAGGACTCCCAACTTGAAATAAGCATGAATACACTTACTTGCAAGTGTGTTATGTTTTTATCAATGTTCATTGGGGATGTGACACAGTTTTCAAGGATGTACTTGTAGTCATCTGGGTACGGTTCACTGTCAACAGCGTTGACGCAGGGTAGGGAAATCCTCTCTTGCCCCAGAGCAATGTCACTGCACATATGTCAAATACACAGACATTTTAGGGGGCCTCAGGTATCTTATCTTTTGACAACACAAAAGCTGCAGTTTACCTTAACATAGCCAGAATCACATGGAAAATAGCATTTCATAAACTCTCCATCATCTGCTCTCATTACTattaatatgacatttttaaggGCTAGAGTAAAACAATGCAACATGTGAATTTGAACCTGTGAAGGTATTTTCCCTCTGCTTGAATGAACCTGACAGTCTTGGGGTCCCTTTCACTGCTATTGGCTTGCAGGGTAGTAAAGGTTTTTGAGGTGTGGCTGCAGCAATCTGAAGGAGATTCTCCTTCTCGGTTCTTTTGGGAAACATCGGCCCCTCGAGAAAGGAAAAGTCTGAAGAGCAAGACAATGGTTTTACTTTTTTGAGTTAGCACTACACTTCTTGCATTGAAAATTTTAACCACAAATGAAAGTGAGCTATGATAACATAATCCATGACACAACTTTATACAAATTCTAACAACTTACACGACACATTCCAAGCGATTTTCCCGAGAAGCTATGTGTAGTGGAGAGTCCCCGTGAATATTAACAGCGTGCAGATCACAATTTGCATCAAGAAGCAGCGTGGCAATTTCAACACTCCCAGAGAATGCTGCCCAATGAAGGCAGATGTTTTCTTCCTAAAATGACCcccaccattaaaaaaacaacattaaatttCCATGTAAAAAGTCCAAAGGTATTGTACTTTAGGCTAACCTTGTCTCTGATACTTATGTCAGCTCCTTTGGAGAGAAGTAATTTGACCTGGTCCACATGTTTGTACTCTGTGGCCCAAATCATGGCTGTCCAACCTCCATCATCCTGAGGGggaaataaatcaaacataATGTTCACCCATAATCAAGCTGTGTCACTATGACAAATGCTGATATACCAGTTTGTTGTAAAAAGTACGGTTATTGAGGCATCATACTTTTGACGAACAGAGCACAAATAAAGGTTACTATTCCATCAGTACATACTGTTTTCAGGTAGCACTTAAATTTAAAGTCAGGTGAAATTTGAAAGTGTGTAagtctatatatatgttttttgttcCGGTTAGTACGATGTAATGTCCTCATAACACACTAAGTGTTACTGACCTGACAGTTTATGTTTACGTATCCCGTGCAAAGAAGGTACTCAACAATATTGTAATGACCAGACTTAGCCGCTAGATGAAGAGATGTGAACCCTTCAACATCCTGTAGAGGAAACAGAAATGAATAATGAAATGTTAtcatttacatttgtatttttatttttattttgaggtgGCCCAGCAATTGAAGGACATACCTTGTGCATGGCATTAGCTCCAGCTCGTAGCAGGTACATGACTGTCTCTATATGGTTGTTTTCACAGGCATCCATTATAGGTGTGCGATGATCTTCATCGCAGCTTTCCAAGTTTGCACCAgcctttaatatggaacatatgatattttttaatgtgtaagtAATGATATTCATCAAACCTGACTAGCAGGATTAGTACATACTTGCACAAGCATGTGGCAGATTTCTTTTTGTCCTCCCTCTGCTGCAGCATGAAGTGGAGTGCGTTTGTTCTGGGATTCCATTTTAAAGTTGGGGTCAATACCTTCCACTGCACATAACATAAAGATAAATATCCTTCAAAAACCTTTCGATGAAGGAAAATATTCGATTGGCGAGATAAAAGTTAAGACTCACCCAGCATGAGAACCACTTTTTTAAGCTCTCCCTGTTTGGCTGATAGGTAAAGTTGCTTTGGGTGAAAACGTAGCTTCTTGGGTCTGCTCAAACATAAAGAGAGACTGTTGAAGCTGTGGGTTTTAAAACTAATGGATGCAATTAAAACATACTTTTCTGTGTCAAGAGAAACCAGAATGCTTTCAAGAGTTTCTCGAGTCGGTGCCTGAAGAGCTGGAGATAGGGATGTCGCTTCGATGTCGGCGTGTAATTCTGAGCTCCTGGACGATCCCGGAATGGCGAGGCAATCTAGCTCGGGTACCAAACCAGTGCAAAGGGAGCTGTCTGCTCTGCCATTGCCATCACCTGCCACTTCGAGGCGTACAGAGCTAgagataaaaatgataaaataagacAACATAAGGGAATTTTAACAGAGAGGTGGACAAGGACTTTTGACTTGGAGGACATTTGATTTGTCAATCCTCTTTGCACTGAATTTGCGTGTTTTAATTTTCTGTCACATTTCATAAGCAGCTTAAAGCGCAACAGTGACTGTGattcaaaatattgtttaaagCCCTAAGCAAAGCAACACAGAAACTATGAACCAAATGGCTGTTTGTGACGTCAAAACTTGCAAATTAGGACTACTATTCTCTAAGTCAGTTCAAAATCGAACCTGGCAGATGATTTACCTGTCTGTGGTAGTGTCTGCTCGACCCTCGTGGGCTACGGGCGGAGCTGGTCCGTGAGTAAATGCAAGGGGTACAGTGGAGGTTGTGTCAGCCTTAGCGATGGTAACCTCTTTGGCCTTGCTGGCCTCATCACCACAGTGGGGGCAGAAGCTTTGACCTTTCAGCACGGAAGCGCAGGCACGATGGAAGCGATGTGAGATGTTAATGTCTGGTTGGCACTCCATAAAAGTTCCCTATACGGCCAAAGGACAAAATGAGTCTAACATTCTAGTTTGGCTTTTGACAATGCATCAAAAGCAAAAGGTGATGgaagaaatattttgtttaaagtaATGGATGATAGGAAGAGGACGGATATGTGTACTCACAGCCCGGCAGAAGAAGCCGCATCCAGGGCAGCACTGATGCTTGACCATGCTGTTACGGTGTTCCTCACATAAAACTAGCAGTTGAACAGAGTTGGATGGACGCATCATTTCTTGCTTTAAGACGGCGCCTTGGCAACGGGTCAGTTGTCCGTCAACACTTTCCGTAGCCATGCACTTTCTGTCTGCCAGGATGAGGATTTCTCGACTCTTGGGGGTCTCCATGCGGCAGCTGCACAGTGGAAGCTCTTGTGCTTCCTCCATTGTTGAACTTGAAGTCTCTGCAGAGGTTAAAAGTCATTTCCGTTACATTGCTCTGTGCTTTTTCACCCAGTGGAATAGTTTTCTTTCAAACTCAAAACATAACAGGACCAATGCTTCATGgggaaagaaaatatatttttttcacagccttagtccaaacaaaaataaagtgtCTTCATAAGGGCCTCCATTTTACAAGCTCACCTTTTCCATTTAAACTGGTGTCAGGCTCAGGGAGATTACTGAGTTTGTCTGGTGGCGTTATCTGGAAGTGTTCATTCCTATCCTCGGTGTGCGTCAGAACTGAATGTGGAGACTCGGAGAAGGTCTCTGATTCTGGATAGATTCATCAAGGACGATTCAAGAAAATCACATATACATACTCACAAATCCGTACAAACGATAATGATCTGGAGCACAAAGTACAAGTGTGAACTCATCCATCCTTACCTTTAACCTTTACCTTCCTCTTGCGTTTTCTGGATGGTCGGAGCCATGTATTGCCcccttttgttttcctctttatttttttctggagacCAGACTCGGTACTCTAAGGCAAACAAAAATCGAATGATTAAACAAGCttgagaaaattattattatagataCAAGTTagtagaaaagaaaatgaattgttGCCTTTCAATTGATCTTACCAAGTCTGATTCTGTgcccccctcctcttcctcaccaTCTTCAACAGATTCTTCAGAATCCTGCTCATTCTCAACCTAATGACAATGGTGAACCACCACAAATAAATACTTGGGTGTTAATCATTATATAGAGAATATTGACAGCTCATTTGCAAATTCTAGAGAAGGCATATCCTTGGCAAGTCAAACCTGTGGGACAGACTCAAATGATGGACTTGCTTGTTGTTCAGCAGTGCCAAGATCCTCTCCTTGGGGCTGCTGCTCTTCTTCAGAATCCACTTCATCtgactcttcttcctcctcagaTGCATGATCCATCTTCTCTCCATTTACATGGATGCTTGTCTAAGAAGTATGACAAAAATATGTAGAAATTACATTAATGCAATATCACCACTAGCAAAATTGGACACAAACAATTGGTGGTAAATTTCTACAAATTACTGTGCTCTATTATGTATTATGTGCAAGTAACAAGGACATACCTCTGGACTTTTGGGATTTGGTTCAGCAGCCTTAAACAATTCCAGCATTGATGTTTGACGAagaattttagactttttcttAGGAACGAGGCTGTAGATACCCATCCTTCTCTTCTTCTTGCGGGTAGACAACCCCCCTGATAAGTAGCCTTTGTcaaaagacaattaaaaaacaagataaataaataaataaaataattatacagATATTGTAATGAGTAGTCATTTGTGTCTGGAACCTGGTTGGAGCTTGGCTTGGGTGGACATGAGTTGAGGGGAAGAACCAACAGGACTTGCTGGTGAAGCGCTTTGTGCTGAAGCCGGCAAATCCGAACAGTGTTGAGGTAGATGGTTTTCTGTTGAGCACAGCTGCGATGGTTTCGGCGTGTCAGATGAGACCGGAGTTTCCAATTTGGCATTCTTTGCTTCTCTTAATTCCTTCTTTAGAAGCTGtcagtaacaacaacaacaacataatgAAACTTTAAGTCTCTTGAATGGTGGCAGAATGACAAGATCAAGTCTATTTTACATAATGCACACTAGCCACTAACTTAAAATTTTAGGAGTGGAAagagaaggtttttttttactaacaagCTCacttggagacaaaaaaaacacaagtatacttatttcaaaatatctCATTTGCTTTGGGTAATCTTGAGTAATCTCTAGACCTAGGATGCACTAAAAACACATCTACGATCTACTATGAGAGTGTTGGTTGAATCTATCTAACTCAAAATGCCATTCAAGTAAATCAGCAATCACACCCAACTGCAATCACACATGAAGACAGATAGAGCAAAAGTCACTAGTTTAAGGACCTGCACCTGGCCAGGCCCACTTACATTGGGCCTGGCTATCTGGCTCTTGATATCTAGCCCAACCTTCAGACCTGGCTCCAGTTGGGAGGACCCACTGATCCACATCTAGGTGCAGAAAATGCTATACAAATG
This window encodes:
- the cdk2ap1 gene encoding cyclin-dependent kinase 2-associated protein 1 isoform X2, with the translated sequence MSLGMSYKPNAHQHTPGTSGNQGEHKTSEWVPASNLAHLQSYRPLLSEYAPPSLGFSQGLTGSQVPPNKYAELLAIIEELGKEIRPTYAGSKSAMERLKRGIIHARGLVRECLAETERNARS
- the cdk2ap1 gene encoding cyclin-dependent kinase 2-associated protein 1 isoform X1, with the translated sequence MSLGMSYKPNAHQHTPGTSGNQVGSLQSAANLAHLQSYRPLLSEYAPPSLGFSQGLTGSQVPPNKYAELLAIIEELGKEIRPTYAGSKSAMERLKRGIIHARGLVRECLAETERNARS
- the LOC144210246 gene encoding histone-lysine N-methyltransferase EHMT1-like isoform X2, giving the protein MSTQAKLQPGYLSGGLSTRKKKRRMGIYSLVPKKKSKILRQTSMLELFKAAEPNPKSPETSIHVNGEKMDHASEEEEESDEVDSEEEQQPQGEDLGTAEQQASPSFESVPQVENEQDSEESVEDGEEEEGGTESDLSTESGLQKKIKRKTKGGNTWLRPSRKRKRKVKVKESETFSESPHSVLTHTEDRNEHFQITPPDKLSNLPEPDTSLNGKETSSSTMEEAQELPLCSCRMETPKSREILILADRKCMATESVDGQLTRCQGAVLKQEMMRPSNSVQLLVLCEEHRNSMVKHQCCPGCGFFCRAGTFMECQPDINISHRFHRACASVLKGQSFCPHCGDEASKAKEVTIAKADTTSTVPLAFTHGPAPPVAHEGRADTTTDSSVRLEVAGDGNGRADSSLCTGLVPELDCLAIPGSSRSSELHADIEATSLSPALQAPTRETLESILVSLDTEKPKKLRFHPKQLYLSAKQGELKKVVLMLVEGIDPNFKMESQNKRTPLHAAAEGGQKEICHMLVQAGANLESCDEDHRTPIMDACENNHIETVMYLLRAGANAMHKDVEGFTSLHLAAKSGHYNIVEYLLCTGYVNINCQDDGGWTAMIWATEYKHVDQVKLLLSKGADISIRDKEENICLHWAAFSGSVEIATLLLDANCDLHAVNIHGDSPLHIASRENRLECVVLFLSRGADVSQKNREGESPSDCCSHTSKTFTTLQANSSERDPKTVRFIQAEGKYLHSDIALGQERISLPCVNAVDSEPYPDDYKYILENCVTSPMNIDKNITHLQYCVCKEDCSSSLCMCGQLSLRCWYDTDGCLLPEFCREEPPLIFECNHACSCWRTCKNRVVQNGLRTRLELFRTLKKGWGVRTLQDIPQGTFVCEYVGEIITDAEAEMRQNDSYLFSLDDKQPQDPYCIDARFYGNISRFLNHMCDPNLFACRVFTTHQDLRFPHIAFFASENIKAGEELGFNYGDHFWEVKSKVFNCECGSSKCRHSSVAMTSLQADSTPENRQQLSASPDTSSSNGPSSLS
- the LOC144210246 gene encoding histone-lysine N-methyltransferase EHMT1-like isoform X1, whose amino-acid sequence is MASAETEPSGLAKGRVYKAEEPSTKEGVDLESNGKTDEQRAEVDKLDSSPIADPVLNGTESDDTRHNSPTHCSSTGHSKAPSLVNENGTSDMETPHGSVTGSNGFLLAKPEQEDNSQTMPALAVSPHRTNRPLSNASPGVHLTKPPSPSGSGSPQTLGALKNDPILGTPSGKETIDSKNDTASTPTMVHRARKTMSRPAVTLEQKLLKKELREAKNAKLETPVSSDTPKPSQLCSTENHLPQHCSDLPASAQSASPASPVGSSPQLMSTQAKLQPGYLSGGLSTRKKKRRMGIYSLVPKKKSKILRQTSMLELFKAAEPNPKSPETSIHVNGEKMDHASEEEEESDEVDSEEEQQPQGEDLGTAEQQASPSFESVPQVENEQDSEESVEDGEEEEGGTESDLSTESGLQKKIKRKTKGGNTWLRPSRKRKRKVKVKESETFSESPHSVLTHTEDRNEHFQITPPDKLSNLPEPDTSLNGKETSSSTMEEAQELPLCSCRMETPKSREILILADRKCMATESVDGQLTRCQGAVLKQEMMRPSNSVQLLVLCEEHRNSMVKHQCCPGCGFFCRAGTFMECQPDINISHRFHRACASVLKGQSFCPHCGDEASKAKEVTIAKADTTSTVPLAFTHGPAPPVAHEGRADTTTDSSVRLEVAGDGNGRADSSLCTGLVPELDCLAIPGSSRSSELHADIEATSLSPALQAPTRETLESILVSLDTEKPKKLRFHPKQLYLSAKQGELKKVVLMLVEGIDPNFKMESQNKRTPLHAAAEGGQKEICHMLVQAGANLESCDEDHRTPIMDACENNHIETVMYLLRAGANAMHKDVEGFTSLHLAAKSGHYNIVEYLLCTGYVNINCQDDGGWTAMIWATEYKHVDQVKLLLSKGADISIRDKEENICLHWAAFSGSVEIATLLLDANCDLHAVNIHGDSPLHIASRENRLECVVLFLSRGADVSQKNREGESPSDCCSHTSKTFTTLQANSSERDPKTVRFIQAEGKYLHSDIALGQERISLPCVNAVDSEPYPDDYKYILENCVTSPMNIDKNITHLQYCVCKEDCSSSLCMCGQLSLRCWYDTDGCLLPEFCREEPPLIFECNHACSCWRTCKNRVVQNGLRTRLELFRTLKKGWGVRTLQDIPQGTFVCEYVGEIITDAEAEMRQNDSYLFSLDDKQPQDPYCIDARFYGNISRFLNHMCDPNLFACRVFTTHQDLRFPHIAFFASENIKAGEELGFNYGDHFWEVKSKVFNCECGSSKCRHSSVAMTSLQADSTPENRQQLSASPDTSSSNGPSSLS